Proteins found in one Parasteatoda tepidariorum isolate YZ-2023 chromosome 7, CAS_Ptep_4.0, whole genome shotgun sequence genomic segment:
- the LOC122272383 gene encoding fatty acyl-CoA reductase 1-like, translating into MGISVLKVTCGGAVEDNRDRELVEFVILMDMDIENYSNSPPTFNSITGQSWIDVTLTRGDIDVLLGILLQNLPQIKRIFILLRPKKGVLPAERKKIILQKKLFHRLLEENPSAAEKVIAVHGDITQPNLGMSDEDLTKVTEEVTIVFHIAAVVSFTKPLRYMANQNSVCVKHVIEFARKLKKLEKIRNDAFE; encoded by the exons ATGGGGATTTCAGTGCTTAAAGTTACTTGTGGGGGCGCTGTTGAGGATAACAGAGATCGAGAATTGGTAGAGTTTGTTATCTTAATGGATATGGATATTGAAAATTACTCTAACTCTCCTCCAACCTTTAACTCAATCACGGGCCAAAGCTGGATTGACGTCACACTTACCCGTGGAGACATCGAT GTTTTGTTGGGAATTCTTCTCCAAAATTTGCCTCAAATCAAACGTATCTTCATTTTACTCAGACCAAAAAAGGGGGTATTGCCAGCTGAAAGAAAGAAGATAATATTGCAGAAAAAG CTGTTTCATCGTCTTCTTGAGGAGAATCCAAGTGCTGCAGAAAAAGTGATTGCTGTTCATGGTGATATCACCCAGCCTAATTTAGGAATGAGTGATGAAGATCTTACCAAAGTTACTGAAGAAGTTACGATTGTCTTTCATATTGCAGCAGTTGTAAGTTTCACAAAACCTCTAAg GTACATGGCAAATCAAAATTCCGTCTGTGTGAAACATGTGATAGAATTTGCGCggaaattgaagaaattagaG aaaataagaaatgatgCATTTGAATGA
- the LOC122272318 gene encoding craniofacial development protein 2-like, with amino-acid sequence MAIQEVRWTGDGIIEKKNHTVIYSCDKKKHIFGTGFILSKRIRPLLIDYVTKSSRLCKIRIKGAFFNYSFITFHAPTEDKDSVEKELFYEELHALYASCPKNDVKVLPGDANAKIGKEKEFRSIIGKFSLHDISSDNGKRLIDFAADHNMIIPSTMFQHKRIHKMTWRSPDGITYNQIDHFLIDSRHKSDIEDVRTYRGANLDSDRFLIIAKLRARISNIRKIRGKCLEKFDRKQLKDEAIKLKFRNQIDSNLEESKDNHGEEDA; translated from the coding sequence ATGGCCATCCAAGAAGTCAGATGGACTGGAGATggaataattgaaaagaaaaatcacacaGTTATCTATAGTTGTGATAAGAAGAAACACATATTTGGAACAGGCTTTATCCTGAGTAAAAGGATAAGGCCATTATTAATAGATTATGTCACCAAATCATCCAGACTATGTAAAATTAGGATTAAGGGAGCTTTTTTCAACTACAGTTTCATTACCTTTCATGCTCCAACTGAAGACAAGGACAGTGTGGAAAAGGAGCTCTTTTATGAAGAACTGCATGCTTTATATGCATCCTGCCCAAAAAATGATGTCAAAGTGTTACCAGGGGATGCAAATGCAAAAATTGGCAAGGAAAAAGAATTTAGATCAATAATTGGCAAATTTAGTCTCCATGACATTTCAAGCGACAATGGAAAGCGACTTATTGACTTTGCTGCAGATCATAATATGATCATACCAAGCACGATGTTCCAGCATAAGAGGATACATAAAATGACCTGGCGATCTCCTGATGGGATCACATACAATCAAATCGATCATTTTTTGATTGATTCCAGGCATAAATCGGATATTGAAGACGTAAGAACCTACCGAGGTGCCAACTTAGATTCAGACCGCTTCTTAATAATAGCAAAACTACGAGCTAGAATCTCCAACATTCGAAAGATTCGAGGAAAATGTTTGGAAAAGTTTGACCGTAAACAACTAAAAGATGAGGCAATTAAGCTCAAATTCCGGAATCAAATTGACAGTAACCTTGAAGAATCTAAGGATAACCATGGGGAGGAAGATGCATAA